One Fontisphaera persica DNA window includes the following coding sequences:
- a CDS encoding glycosyltransferase: MRVAILTNSISTAAGGMMDCVRMLSIKLCEMNGIDVEVLSIEDQFFTKNNIHWRPIQPRLFSAIGPSSFNYSPSLARYLRNNNFDIYHSHGLWQYIGVATSMQAKRAKKPHVVTPQGMLDPWALKNSNCKKRVAELIYEKRNMKNASCLHAVCESEYQSIRKYGLKNAVCIIPNGVELINDANHNSLITSLEKIIRKKKLLLYLSRIHPKKGLGNIIKAWHTVIGEKCKEEKWLLGIAGWDQGGYEDEIKRLSEDMGIRWSDAKPWGTVKQWQGNINTRFNPDGEGTSIVFLGPAFNEKKDALFRYSSAFILPSYSEGMPLAVLEAWSYGKPVIMTEACNLPEGFTAGAAIKVEPEPGSIAMGIRQLMEMSDKEREMMGQKGRRLVEQRFTWPKIAEEMKSVYDWLLGGGPPPNCVILS, encoded by the coding sequence ATGAGGGTGGCAATTTTAACAAATTCAATATCAACTGCAGCGGGAGGAATGATGGATTGTGTTCGCATGTTATCTATTAAACTATGTGAAATGAATGGAATTGATGTCGAAGTATTGAGCATAGAGGATCAATTCTTTACGAAAAATAACATTCATTGGAGACCTATACAACCCCGGCTTTTTAGTGCAATCGGGCCTTCATCCTTCAATTATTCTCCATCCTTGGCACGGTATTTAAGGAATAACAACTTTGATATATATCATTCACACGGCTTATGGCAATATATTGGAGTAGCAACTTCAATGCAGGCAAAGCGAGCAAAAAAGCCACATGTGGTTACTCCTCAAGGCATGCTAGATCCGTGGGCATTAAAAAATTCAAATTGTAAAAAGCGTGTGGCTGAATTAATATATGAAAAAAGGAATATGAAGAATGCAAGCTGCCTTCATGCTGTATGTGAATCCGAATATCAATCAATACGTAAATATGGATTAAAAAATGCTGTATGTATAATCCCCAATGGGGTTGAATTGATCAATGATGCAAATCATAATTCTCTGATAACATCACTCGAAAAAATAATAAGAAAGAAAAAGTTGTTATTGTATCTGAGCAGAATTCATCCCAAAAAGGGTTTGGGAAATATTATAAAGGCATGGCACACCGTTATCGGAGAAAAATGCAAAGAAGAAAAATGGTTATTAGGAATCGCTGGCTGGGATCAGGGAGGATACGAAGACGAAATCAAACGCCTTAGTGAAGATATGGGGATTCGATGGAGCGATGCGAAACCGTGGGGAACGGTCAAGCAATGGCAAGGAAATATTAATACGAGATTCAACCCTGATGGCGAAGGGACGAGTATTGTTTTTTTGGGACCTGCTTTTAATGAAAAGAAAGATGCATTATTTCGTTACAGCTCAGCCTTTATTCTACCATCCTACAGTGAGGGGATGCCATTGGCGGTTTTGGAGGCCTGGTCATATGGTAAACCTGTCATCATGACTGAGGCGTGTAATTTGCCTGAGGGATTTACGGCAGGTGCGGCCATAAAGGTCGAGCCGGAGCCTGGAAGCATCGCAATGGGAATAAGGCAACTCATGGAAATGAGTGACAAAGAGAGGGAGATGATGGGCCAAAAAGGGCGGCGACTTGTAGAGCAGCGATTTACATGGCCTAAAATTGCCGAAGAAATGAAGTCTGTGTACGACTGGTTGTTAGGTGGTGGTCCACCGCCCAATTGCGTCATTTTATCTTGA
- a CDS encoding DapH/DapD/GlmU-related protein: MALENANKSIVDVAANRAAIKYSIGEQMRRVIWGLIGKPLIRFSPRPFFGWRRMILRCFGAKIGKEVHVYPSTIVYFPWNLSVGDWSAIGEDALIYNLGPVTIGDRVTISHRAHLCAGTHDYTKPDFPLLKPPIKIERLAWVCSQAFVGPGVKVGEGAIVGAGAVVTKDVEPWTIVAGNPAKKLKNRLQSSGNVSSSDC, encoded by the coding sequence GTGGCTTTAGAAAACGCTAATAAAAGCATTGTTGATGTGGCTGCTAACCGCGCCGCCATAAAATACAGCATTGGTGAGCAGATGCGGCGCGTAATATGGGGACTTATAGGAAAGCCGCTCATAAGATTTAGTCCGCGGCCGTTTTTTGGGTGGAGAAGGATGATATTAAGATGTTTCGGTGCTAAAATCGGAAAGGAAGTTCATGTCTATCCCAGTACTATTGTTTATTTTCCTTGGAATCTGAGTGTAGGTGATTGGAGTGCAATTGGTGAAGATGCCTTGATTTATAACTTGGGGCCGGTCACTATTGGGGATCGGGTGACCATATCGCATCGCGCTCATTTATGTGCTGGCACTCATGATTATACAAAGCCTGATTTTCCCCTGCTCAAACCCCCGATTAAGATAGAGCGGCTAGCCTGGGTATGCAGCCAGGCGTTTGTTGGCCCGGGAGTAAAAGTGGGTGAGGGGGCTATTGTCGGGGCCGGGGCGGTGGTAACCAAGGATGTAGAGCCATGGACGATTGTGGCTGGTAATCCGGCAAAAAAGCTCAAGAATCGTCTCCAATCGTCAGGCAATGTCTCCAGCTCGGACTGCTGA
- a CDS encoding glycosyltransferase family 2 protein, whose protein sequence is MVSVLIPTFNEENNIAFCINSVSWADEVVVVDSASQDATRETAKAIGATVVEFKWNGKYPKKKNWALENIRWRNEWVLILDADEQITPGLAAEIKDVLRQPACDGYYINRRFMFLGKWIRHCGYYPSWNLRLFKHRLGRYEKIDVGDIGSGDNEVHEHVVLKGKAGYLQNDMLHYAYPDIHTWIEKHNRYSSWEAAIEVGGANLSEKGIGKSQERRRKLRLWSRKLPFRPTLRFIYSYFIQGGILDGAAGWRFCRLLAMYERMIVFKIKEKRDSNKAVNQ, encoded by the coding sequence ATGGTATCAGTACTAATACCCACGTTTAATGAGGAAAATAACATTGCCTTCTGTATTAATAGTGTCTCCTGGGCAGACGAGGTGGTGGTGGTTGATTCTGCGTCACAAGATGCGACCCGAGAGACGGCTAAAGCCATAGGTGCCACTGTTGTTGAGTTCAAGTGGAATGGCAAATATCCGAAAAAGAAAAATTGGGCATTGGAGAATATTCGTTGGCGTAATGAGTGGGTGCTTATTTTGGACGCTGATGAGCAAATAACGCCAGGTCTGGCTGCAGAAATCAAAGACGTGCTCAGGCAACCTGCATGTGATGGATATTATATCAACCGCAGGTTTATGTTTCTTGGAAAATGGATACGTCATTGCGGTTATTATCCAAGCTGGAACCTGCGGCTGTTCAAACATCGGCTGGGAAGGTACGAGAAGATAGACGTGGGTGATATTGGAAGCGGAGATAACGAGGTTCACGAGCATGTTGTGCTGAAGGGCAAAGCTGGATATCTGCAAAATGACATGCTGCACTACGCATATCCCGACATTCATACATGGATCGAGAAGCACAACCGCTATTCAAGCTGGGAGGCTGCGATTGAGGTTGGCGGTGCCAACCTAAGTGAGAAGGGAATAGGTAAATCGCAAGAGAGACGCCGCAAGCTCAGACTGTGGTCCAGGAAACTGCCATTTCGTCCAACACTACGTTTTATTTATAGCTACTTCATCCAAGGAGGCATCCTCGATGGGGCTGCAGGCTGGCGCTTCTGCAGATTGCTGGCCATGTACGAACGAATGATCGTCTTCAAAATCAAGGAGAAGAGAGATTCCAACAAAGCAGTCAATCAATAA
- a CDS encoding YdcF family protein produces MVDDAVAHAQALVVLGGGTPERQNRAIELYKQGLAPLIISTGDGERETSHYIYLINKIPRHAVVIESKSRSTWENARYTVPILKQHGITNAILVTSWFHSRRALQTFRHASPATSFYSTPTYWGARRDLWKPCGLRRYILLEFIKTPYYWVRCIIGA; encoded by the coding sequence ATGGTTGATGATGCCGTTGCTCATGCCCAGGCGCTGGTGGTTTTGGGTGGAGGCACACCTGAAAGACAGAATAGAGCCATAGAATTATATAAACAAGGCCTTGCACCACTGATTATCAGCACCGGTGATGGCGAGCGAGAAACCTCCCATTACATTTACTTGATAAACAAAATTCCGAGGCACGCCGTGGTTATCGAGTCCAAATCACGCAGCACATGGGAGAATGCACGATACACCGTGCCCATCCTTAAGCAGCATGGAATCACGAATGCAATTTTGGTAACCTCATGGTTTCACTCTAGGCGTGCACTGCAAACATTCCGTCATGCATCACCGGCGACATCCTTTTACTCCACTCCAACTTATTGGGGAGCACGGCGTGATTTGTGGAAGCCGTGTGGGTTGCGCAGATATATCCTGTTGGAGTTTATTAAAACTCCATACTATTGGGTGAGATGTATCATTGGAGCCTGA
- a CDS encoding glycosyltransferase family 4 protein, which yields MRILLLNQTFYPDVAATAQQLGDLARELQSHGHEVTVVASRRAYDSPGTLFPKQENWHGIQIYRVASTGFGKGAKWKRAVDFASFLLTCFFRLLFLKRQEVVIALTSPPLISVLGALMTRIWGARFIYWVMDFNPDEAIAAGWLRAGSPAAKFLDRLSRFSLNSAHYVVALDRFMRERILAKGIASERVVVIPPWSHDDQVRFDSVARAEFRKQHGWEDKFVVMYSGNHSPCHPLDTLLQAALRLGGNASPPAASSAPSQRIHFAFIGGGSEFRKVQAFAREHRLKNITCLPYQPLDHLSGSLSSADLQVVVMGDPFVGLVHPCKIYNLLRLGLPILYLGPAVSHITDLYQNPAAHSLPPLHRFAHGDVEGVLALLERLSVSTSAARTDGAGAGLAAFQSQASCLQRFLTLLS from the coding sequence ATGCGGATTCTGCTGTTAAATCAAACTTTTTATCCTGATGTTGCCGCAACCGCACAACAACTGGGCGATCTTGCCCGGGAACTACAATCGCACGGCCATGAAGTAACGGTGGTTGCAAGCCGCCGTGCTTATGACTCACCGGGCACACTTTTCCCCAAACAAGAAAACTGGCATGGCATCCAAATCTATCGAGTTGCCAGCACTGGTTTTGGCAAGGGCGCAAAGTGGAAGCGGGCGGTGGACTTTGCCTCCTTTCTTCTGACCTGTTTTTTTCGGCTTTTGTTTCTAAAGCGACAGGAGGTGGTCATTGCCTTGACCAGCCCGCCACTTATCTCCGTGCTCGGCGCCTTGATGACACGTATCTGGGGAGCGCGCTTCATTTATTGGGTGATGGACTTTAACCCCGATGAGGCAATAGCCGCTGGCTGGCTGAGGGCCGGTTCGCCTGCGGCAAAATTTCTCGACAGGCTTTCTCGCTTCAGCCTCAACTCAGCTCATTATGTCGTTGCCTTGGATCGCTTCATGCGGGAGCGCATTTTGGCCAAGGGTATTGCGTCGGAGCGAGTGGTGGTCATTCCGCCGTGGTCGCATGATGATCAGGTGCGATTTGATTCGGTGGCGCGCGCTGAATTCCGCAAACAACACGGCTGGGAGGATAAGTTCGTGGTCATGTATTCGGGCAATCACAGCCCGTGTCATCCGTTGGACACTTTGTTGCAGGCTGCCCTGCGCCTGGGTGGGAACGCATCTCCCCCGGCGGCTTCATCTGCCCCAAGCCAGCGCATCCATTTCGCCTTCATTGGCGGCGGCTCGGAATTCCGAAAAGTCCAGGCTTTTGCCCGCGAACACCGGCTCAAGAATATCACCTGCCTGCCATACCAACCGCTGGATCACCTTTCCGGCAGCCTGTCCTCGGCGGATTTGCAGGTGGTGGTGATGGGCGATCCGTTTGTAGGTCTGGTGCATCCTTGCAAGATTTACAATCTGTTGCGTTTGGGATTGCCCATCCTGTACTTGGGTCCAGCCGTTTCGCATATCACCGATTTGTATCAAAATCCTGCCGCTCACAGCCTGCCTCCGCTTCATCGGTTTGCTCATGGGGATGTGGAAGGTGTGCTGGCCTTGCTGGAGCGCCTGTCGGTTTCCACTTCTGCTGCCCGTACTGACGGCGCCGGAGCCGGTTTGGCTGCCTTCCAATCTCAAGCTTCCTGCTTGCAGCGATTTCTGACGCTGCTTTCCTGA
- a CDS encoding PQQ-binding-like beta-propeller repeat protein: MKNANNLPLLAAGVVALAVQLQAANWPQWRGPEFNGSSPERNLPAQWSKTENVKWVADLPGVSAATPAVWDNHVFVTAAVRERQELLAIAVDRRTGKILWQQKVSDGFGQDNRSTYASPSPVTDGKTVWFFFGNGELAAFDFNGKKLWARNIQRDYGAFAFLWTFSSSPLLYNGRLYLQVLQRDVPVNGRGRRDGPNESYLLAMDPATGKELWRHIRPSDAREESREAFSTPIPHTHAGRAEILIAGGDCISGHDPATGREFWRWGTWNPQRITHWRLVPSPVAAQGVVLACAPKGGPVVAVKLGRNGVLSDKEVAWQSEDRAVSTDVSTPLYYQGRFYVLNSDRRTLSCLEPLSGKVLWTGELKGRSKIEASPTGADGKIYVMNHSGEVFVVAAGDTFNLLATIPMGGEAEDRDLRSTIVPAYGNLFIRTGAKLYCIGK, translated from the coding sequence ATGAAAAACGCTAATAATCTTCCCCTCCTCGCGGCTGGCGTGGTTGCGTTGGCCGTGCAACTCCAGGCGGCCAACTGGCCGCAATGGCGCGGGCCTGAATTTAATGGCAGCTCGCCGGAGCGCAATCTCCCTGCCCAGTGGAGCAAAACCGAGAACGTCAAATGGGTCGCCGATTTGCCCGGCGTTTCCGCGGCCACCCCCGCCGTGTGGGATAACCATGTGTTTGTCACGGCGGCGGTGCGTGAACGGCAGGAACTGCTGGCCATCGCTGTGGACCGCCGCACGGGCAAGATATTATGGCAGCAAAAAGTCAGCGACGGCTTTGGCCAGGACAATCGGAGCACGTACGCCTCGCCTTCGCCGGTCACCGACGGCAAGACGGTGTGGTTTTTCTTTGGCAATGGCGAGTTGGCGGCCTTTGATTTCAATGGCAAAAAACTTTGGGCACGCAACATCCAGCGGGATTACGGCGCTTTTGCGTTTTTGTGGACGTTCTCCAGCAGCCCGCTCTTGTACAATGGCCGGTTGTACCTGCAGGTATTGCAGCGCGATGTGCCCGTCAATGGCCGTGGCCGCCGGGATGGCCCCAATGAATCGTACCTCCTTGCCATGGACCCCGCGACGGGCAAGGAATTGTGGAGGCACATCCGCCCGAGTGATGCGCGGGAGGAATCCCGCGAGGCCTTCAGCACGCCGATTCCCCATACCCATGCCGGGCGCGCGGAAATTCTCATCGCGGGCGGTGACTGCATCAGCGGCCACGACCCGGCCACTGGCAGGGAATTCTGGCGCTGGGGCACATGGAATCCACAACGCATCACGCATTGGCGGCTGGTGCCTTCGCCCGTAGCCGCCCAGGGGGTGGTGCTTGCTTGCGCCCCCAAAGGGGGGCCGGTGGTGGCCGTCAAGCTTGGTCGCAACGGCGTTTTGAGCGACAAGGAGGTGGCGTGGCAAAGCGAGGACCGGGCGGTGTCCACGGATGTTTCCACCCCGCTCTATTACCAGGGCCGGTTTTACGTGCTCAACAGTGACCGCCGCACACTAAGCTGCCTGGAGCCGCTGAGTGGCAAGGTGCTTTGGACGGGTGAACTGAAGGGCCGCAGCAAAATTGAGGCTTCGCCGACGGGGGCCGACGGAAAAATCTACGTGATGAATCACAGCGGCGAGGTGTTTGTGGTGGCCGCAGGCGACACCTTCAACCTGCTGGCCACCATCCCGATGGGCGGCGAGGCTGAGGATCGAGACCTGCGCTCCACGATTGTGCCGGCCTACGGCAATCTTTTCATCCGCACCGGCGCCAAGCTCTATTGCATAGGCAAGTAG
- the infC gene encoding translation initiation factor IF-3: MSQPRPHHSSGSSHSFIRINGKIRAREVRVIGDDNKQLGVFPLGDALRMARERGVDLVEISPNANPPVCRLVDYGKFRYEQEKKEKEQRKHQHANKMKEVQLSATIDPHDFKVKLRHAVDFLCDDMKVKVTLRFRGREMAHQEIGMQQVEKFVQELRPWGQADYTPKLAGRNIHVTISPLPKNKRAKHPEEVEAQGPNTPPAPTQKPPPGERAAAASGNAVQIVRGDSGASAPGSAPGGNFGNNPFSQLEIKP, encoded by the coding sequence TTGAGCCAGCCACGCCCTCATCATTCTTCCGGGTCGTCGCATTCCTTCATCAGGATTAACGGCAAAATCCGTGCCCGTGAAGTCCGGGTGATTGGCGACGACAATAAACAGTTGGGTGTCTTTCCCCTGGGCGATGCCCTCCGTATGGCGCGCGAGCGTGGGGTGGACCTGGTGGAGATTTCCCCCAATGCCAACCCGCCGGTGTGCCGGCTGGTGGACTATGGCAAATTCCGCTACGAGCAGGAAAAGAAGGAGAAGGAGCAGCGGAAGCACCAGCACGCCAACAAAATGAAGGAGGTCCAGCTCAGCGCCACCATTGACCCCCATGATTTCAAGGTGAAGCTGCGGCATGCCGTTGATTTCTTGTGCGACGACATGAAAGTCAAGGTCACGCTGCGGTTCCGCGGGCGCGAGATGGCCCACCAGGAGATCGGCATGCAGCAGGTGGAAAAATTTGTGCAGGAGTTGCGGCCCTGGGGTCAGGCGGATTACACGCCCAAACTGGCCGGCCGCAATATCCATGTGACCATCAGTCCCCTGCCGAAAAACAAGCGCGCCAAACATCCGGAAGAAGTCGAAGCCCAAGGCCCCAACACGCCACCTGCCCCGACGCAAAAACCTCCGCCTGGCGAGCGTGCGGCGGCGGCTTCGGGCAATGCCGTGCAAATTGTCCGCGGCGACTCTGGAGCGAGCGCCCCGGGGAGTGCGCCCGGCGGCAACTTCGGCAACAATCCCTTCTCGCAACTGGAAATTAAACCATAG
- a CDS encoding RHS repeat-associated core domain-containing protein, whose amino-acid sequence MSLWRPVPQSGIRLASRRPNAATEPSAAEYEYGPFGEPIRATGPVALVNPFRFSTKFCDDETGLYYYGHRYYHPHTGRWLSRDPIGEGGGLNLYGLVNNQPVHFVDPHGLWGIKIGRVHLGWGEPTYVFDREVWQEIKERWHTGLDAIGVIEPTPLADGLNALLYAMEGGWGNAGISAVGMVPFLGDGAKLCKYIGKYGAKAAKEAGDLAKLGRSGKQARLRELATDPSVSSADRGWIRQEMNSIERGQRTSIRVPPGKNLAHRRGFEAK is encoded by the coding sequence ATGTCCCTTTGGCGTCCCGTCCCGCAAAGCGGGATAAGGCTTGCGTCCCGAAGGCCAAACGCGGCCACGGAGCCATCGGCGGCGGAGTATGAGTATGGGCCGTTTGGGGAGCCGATTCGCGCCACCGGGCCGGTGGCGTTAGTGAATCCGTTCCGGTTTTCGACGAAGTTTTGCGACGACGAAACGGGCCTGTATTACTACGGCCACCGTTACTACCATCCCCACACTGGCAGGTGGCTCAGCCGCGACCCAATTGGAGAAGGAGGTGGACTGAACTTGTATGGGCTGGTAAACAACCAACCGGTCCACTTCGTGGACCCGCACGGGCTTTGGGGCATCAAGATTGGCCGTGTGCACCTTGGTTGGGGCGAGCCCACGTATGTGTTCGACCGGGAGGTATGGCAGGAAATCAAGGAGCGGTGGCACACCGGCTTGGATGCGATAGGGGTCATTGAGCCGACCCCGTTGGCCGACGGTTTGAACGCCCTTCTTTATGCCATGGAAGGGGGATGGGGCAATGCGGGAATCAGCGCGGTGGGCATGGTGCCTTTCCTGGGTGACGGGGCCAAGCTGTGCAAGTATATTGGCAAATATGGTGCTAAAGCCGCAAAGGAGGCAGGCGACCTCGCAAAGCTTGGGCGTTCAGGAAAGCAAGCGAGACTGCGCGAACTTGCGACTGACCCAAGTGTATCCTCCGCTGACCGTGGATGGATTCGCCAAGAGATGAACTCGATTGAGCGAGGGCAGAGGACAAGTATCCGCGTGCCACCGGGCAAGAACCTTGCGCATAGGCGTGGATTTGAGGCAAAGTAG
- a CDS encoding DUF2750 domain-containing protein encodes MSWTPNEKEIEAVLSLDASKRYEHWIKKVADQEEVWSLWQEGGWALAGDDTGRQLVPVWPHSRYAALCAEGVWASYQPKAIALEVWLDRWIPGMERDQRLVAVFPTPKDKGVPIEPRRLEKDLRQELRNYE; translated from the coding sequence ATGAGTTGGACACCGAACGAAAAAGAAATCGAGGCTGTGTTGTCCTTGGACGCCTCGAAGCGATACGAACACTGGATAAAGAAAGTCGCAGACCAGGAAGAAGTCTGGAGTCTGTGGCAGGAGGGCGGTTGGGCTTTGGCTGGAGATGACACAGGACGCCAGCTCGTTCCAGTCTGGCCGCATTCGAGATATGCTGCTTTGTGTGCGGAGGGTGTGTGGGCGAGCTATCAGCCAAAGGCGATTGCTCTTGAAGTTTGGCTCGACCGCTGGATACCTGGGATGGAGCGAGACCAGCGGCTTGTCGCTGTTTTCCCAACGCCGAAAGACAAGGGAGTGCCTATTGAGCCAAGGCGACTTGAAAAGGATTTGCGCCAGGAACTGAGGAACTACGAGTGA
- a CDS encoding aldo/keto reductase produces the protein MAASAPLWVKGAEAKPVTVKSHADLVTIGNTGVKVSFLAQGTGYNGGARMSDHTRMGKEAFDRLLRYDLDHGISFIDTADLYGTHTYIRDTIRGLPRDKYALLTKIWPRTEYWNMASGGAVQEVNRYRKELGTDYLDVCLIHCLLNDKWVQEYARIRDELSELKQKKVVRAVGVSCHHFGALKIAANDPWVDVIFARINHKGRVMDASVDEVAPVLKQARANGKFVVGMKIFGAGELTKPEDKDASLQYVIKNALVDAMTIGMRKIEETEDSIARLNAALRS, from the coding sequence TTGGCAGCCAGTGCGCCCCTGTGGGTCAAGGGCGCTGAGGCCAAGCCGGTCACGGTGAAATCCCATGCGGATTTGGTGACCATCGGAAACACGGGCGTCAAAGTGTCCTTTCTGGCTCAGGGTACCGGATACAATGGAGGGGCGCGGATGTCGGATCACACCCGGATGGGGAAAGAGGCCTTTGACCGGCTTCTGCGTTATGATTTGGACCACGGCATCTCGTTCATTGACACCGCGGACTTGTACGGCACGCACACCTACATTCGCGACACCATTCGCGGATTGCCGCGGGATAAATACGCCCTGCTGACCAAAATCTGGCCGCGCACCGAGTATTGGAACATGGCCAGCGGCGGAGCGGTGCAGGAGGTCAACCGCTATCGCAAGGAATTGGGCACGGATTATCTGGATGTGTGCCTGATTCATTGTCTGTTGAATGACAAATGGGTGCAGGAATATGCCCGCATCCGCGATGAACTGTCGGAACTGAAGCAAAAGAAGGTGGTGCGCGCCGTGGGGGTGTCGTGCCATCACTTTGGGGCTTTGAAGATTGCAGCCAATGATCCTTGGGTGGATGTCATTTTCGCGCGCATCAATCACAAGGGCCGGGTCATGGACGCCTCCGTGGACGAGGTGGCGCCCGTGCTGAAACAAGCACGCGCCAACGGCAAGTTCGTCGTGGGCATGAAGATTTTTGGCGCAGGTGAGCTTACCAAGCCTGAGGACAAGGACGCCTCGTTGCAGTATGTGATCAAAAACGCGCTGGTGGACGCGATGACCATCGGCATGCGGAAGATTGAGGAAACCGAAGACTCCATCGCTCGATTGAACGCGGCTTTGCGCAGTTAA
- a CDS encoding AAA family ATPase, whose protein sequence is MSQTTVIQNAVASPEEFRRQMEDMLRRAFAGGDQAARAPGAHTEESGQGDAETAAQSFQFSLKPRDVKAYLDRFVIKQDEAKKVLSVALCDHYNHVRLALQGRAHPNYTKQNIILLGPTGVGKTYLIRCAAELIGVPFVKADATKFSETGYVGGDVEDMVRELLRRADGDVRRAQYGIIYIDEIDKIASVPTATGRDVSGRGVQTNLLKLMEETEVPARSPQDIAGQIQAMMEFTRQGRRMASTINTKHILFIVSGAFPGLDKIIQRRLREATIGFAAGLPAGEEDPYAQVTTRDFIEYGFEPEFIGRLPVRVVCQPLDVEDLFNILKSSEGSIIRQYEQDFGAYGIEILFQEDGLRRIAELAAEEKTGARGLMTVCERTFRNFKFELPSLPIKRLVVTRELVDHPVVDPEVLARAQSEREQEMLRQVVQEFAQRFRESHKMALEFTPAAVEALLNEAQSKNVPVRDLCAAKFKDFQFGLRLIAANTGQTSFTLDAADVADPQKTLSEWVVASYRQKPPGGEEAGAAETTPTP, encoded by the coding sequence ATGAGTCAAACCACAGTCATTCAAAATGCCGTGGCGTCGCCGGAGGAGTTCCGGCGGCAGATGGAGGACATGTTGCGGCGGGCGTTTGCCGGCGGCGACCAGGCTGCCCGGGCGCCCGGCGCCCACACAGAGGAGAGTGGCCAGGGGGACGCCGAGACGGCGGCGCAGTCATTTCAATTCTCGCTGAAACCGCGCGACGTGAAGGCCTACCTGGATCGTTTTGTGATCAAGCAGGACGAAGCCAAAAAGGTGCTCAGCGTGGCGTTGTGCGACCACTACAACCACGTGCGGCTCGCTTTGCAGGGGAGGGCGCACCCGAATTACACCAAGCAGAACATCATTCTGCTGGGGCCGACGGGTGTGGGCAAAACCTACCTCATACGCTGCGCGGCGGAGCTTATCGGCGTGCCATTCGTCAAGGCCGATGCCACCAAGTTTTCCGAGACCGGCTACGTGGGCGGAGATGTGGAGGACATGGTGCGGGAGCTGCTCCGGCGGGCGGATGGCGACGTGCGCCGCGCCCAGTACGGCATCATTTACATTGATGAAATTGACAAGATTGCCAGCGTGCCCACCGCCACGGGCCGCGATGTGAGCGGGCGCGGCGTGCAGACCAACCTGCTCAAGTTGATGGAGGAAACCGAAGTGCCGGCGCGCTCGCCGCAGGACATTGCCGGGCAGATTCAGGCGATGATGGAATTCACGCGGCAGGGCCGGCGGATGGCGAGCACCATCAACACCAAACACATCTTGTTCATCGTCAGTGGTGCCTTTCCGGGACTGGACAAAATCATTCAGCGACGCCTGCGCGAGGCCACCATCGGTTTTGCGGCCGGCCTGCCCGCAGGCGAGGAGGACCCGTATGCCCAGGTGACCACGCGGGATTTCATCGAGTACGGCTTTGAGCCGGAATTTATCGGGCGGCTGCCGGTGCGGGTGGTCTGCCAGCCCCTGGACGTGGAGGATTTGTTTAACATCCTGAAAAGCTCCGAAGGGAGCATCATCCGGCAGTATGAACAGGATTTTGGCGCGTATGGCATCGAGATTTTATTCCAGGAGGATGGATTGCGCCGCATTGCCGAGCTGGCTGCCGAGGAAAAGACCGGGGCGCGCGGTTTGATGACCGTGTGCGAGCGGACCTTCCGCAATTTCAAATTTGAGCTGCCGTCGTTACCCATCAAGCGGCTGGTGGTCACGCGCGAGCTGGTGGATCACCCGGTGGTGGACCCGGAAGTGCTGGCGCGGGCGCAGAGCGAGCGCGAGCAGGAAATGCTGCGGCAGGTGGTGCAGGAGTTTGCGCAGCGTTTCCGCGAAAGCCACAAAATGGCGCTGGAATTTACGCCGGCCGCCGTGGAGGCGTTGTTGAACGAAGCGCAGTCCAAAAACGTGCCCGTGCGCGATTTGTGCGCGGCCAAGTTCAAGGATTTTCAGTTTGGCCTGCGACTGATTGCTGCCAACACCGGCCAGACTTCCTTTACGCTGGATGCGGCGGATGTGGCTGATCCCCAGAAGACCCTCAGCGAATGGGTAGTGGCCAGCTACCGCCAGAAGCCGCCCGGTGGGGAAGAGGCTGGCGCTGCTGAAACGACACCCACTCCATGA